A window of the Vanessa tameamea isolate UH-Manoa-2023 chromosome 22, ilVanTame1 primary haplotype, whole genome shotgun sequence genome harbors these coding sequences:
- the LOC113402248 gene encoding E3 ubiquitin-protein ligase SH3RF3 isoform X1 → MDEGLLNDLLECSVCLERLDTSSRVLPCQHTFCLKCLKVIVESHKELRCPECRILVETKVEELPPNVLLMRILEGMKNSAPRKIIGQRVRSGHSQTQSQVQPSRADGKQPPPHARAMYDFISNELGDLSFKKGETIILHKKLDPFWYHGECSGRSGMFPITYVQVVVPLPVPTALCKALYDFRMSAPDEEGCLAFDKGAIITVHRRVDENWAEGRLDQRVGIFPIAFVELNQAARHLMNSAPLNRPVPPVPEHARAGHSEHRQQTQHPHRYQPMSVSSPNSGQGQGNYQNLATMSQSHPNYHATHAQILVPQPVSHHVTTVAHGGLVTTTAVPRNMDLIEKKNTKDFIKRFINLNNKITVTVGNDYDEIRQFLHVSKPANLNSTPVHRADATYQNVRTHEHFPVQPTFTSNNSSDSSSSVNTPSAGVVGGSSTTTPNTSSNTSTCESAEPSLPSSPDNNTDRNSTVTPGNNAQNPPENENPETQESLLNASLGVLSLNESSTATNTSLNVSLPPSESPKLNASVASNASQNNVESQESASNNEFSRLEAPSSSKNVMRSSGPDSLLNFGLGLQAALSPSHNKEGNYMMTRGHRDQHHREREKRHSLTPSSHLQGNNTQNRHSAEILATSLLDHAMDRDRERPEREKERRRRRSRSNERPLPAAYIALYPYKPQKLDELELKKGGVYTVTERCRDGWYKGCCERAARVGVFPGNYVAPLAPLAPLAPPPARARLDKNVSNALVNVKPATGTTSNTSNTSNTLAPPDAPPRASSPVTSVQPLTYPWSSVQPQQSTPRSEKSKEKCKSEKGSISTGVSLMKRLAAMKKCKSPPPAGYSMDNPVFEDGPGTSLMLPAHAHPHPVHVRSGSCPSQLLRAPPAAPPAARAAPAPRDPRAHRGSGAAEWAGHRKSASLDVSARRERHAPPLKERFRCIVPYPPNSEYELELRVDDIVVVCKKRGDGWYKGTLQRTGRTGLFPASFVQSCPPD, encoded by the exons gTGATAGTAGAGTCTCACAAGGAGCTGCGATGTCCGGAATGTCGTATCCTCGTGGAGACGAAGGTGGAGGAGCTCCCACCGAACGTACTCCTCATGAGGATACTCGAGGGTATGAAGAACTCCGCTCCGAGGAAAATCATCGGACAACGAGTTAGAAGTGGTCATTCGCag ACTCAATCACAAGTGCAGCCGTCACGTGCGGACGGCAAACAGCCTCCGCCACATGCGAGAGCTATGTACGATTTTATATCAAACGAACTTGg TGACCTGTCATTCAAGAAGGGCGAAACTATAATACTTCACAAGAAACTCGACCCTTTCTGGTATCACGGCGAGTGTTCAGGCAGGAGCGGCATGTTCCCTATTACTTATGTACAG GTTGTCGTACCCCTGCCAGTACCCACGGCGCTGTGTAAAGCACTTTACGACTTTCGAATGTCAGCCCCGGACGAGGAGGGATGCTTAGCCTTTGATAAAG GCGCCATAATAACGGTGCATCGACGAGTGGACGAGAATTGGGCAGAAGGCAGACTCGACCAAAGGGTTGGAATTTTTCCTATCGCTTTCGTGGAACTCAACCAGGCGGCCAGACATCTTATGAACAG TGCGCCATTAAATCGTCCCGTCCCGCCAGTCCCCGAGCACGCGAGGGCGGGACACTCGGAGCACAGGCAACAGACTCAG CACCCGCATAGATACCAGCCGATGTCTGTATCGAGCCCGAATTCGGGGCAAGGTCAAGGGAACTACCAAAACCTGGCCACTATGAGCCAGTCCCACCCGAATTACCACGCGACGCACGCGCAAATACTCGTCCCGCAACCCGTCAGTCACCACGTGACCACCGTCGCGCACGGCGGTCTCGTCACCACTACCGCCGTACCCAGAAACATGGATCTCATTGAAAAAAAGAACACAAAGGACTTCATAAAacgctttattaatttaaataataagataacaGTGACCGTTGGCAACGATTACGACGAAATAAGACAATTTTTACACGTATCGAAACCCGCCAACTTGAACTCGACGCCCGTGCACAGAGCGGACGCGACGTATCAGAACGTGAGGACACACGAACACTTTCCAGTGCAGCCCACCTTCACTTCTAATAATAGTTCGGATTCGAGTTCCAGTGTGAACACCCCCTCGGCCGGTGTCGTGGGAGGAAGCTCCACGACTACTCCTAATACGAGTTCCAATACGAGTACGTGCGAAAGCGCTGAACCCAGCCTTCCGAGTTCCCCCGATAATAACACCGATCGGAATTCGACCGTAACGCCTGGTAATAACGCCCAAAATCCACCTGAAAACGAAAATCCAGAAACGCAAGAGTCATTGCTTAATGCTTCACTAGGAGTACTGAGTTTGAATGAGAGTTCAACCGCTACGAATACATCTCTTAATGTCAGCCTGCCACCTTCTGAGAGTCCAAAATTAAATGCATCGGTTGCGAGTAACGCGTCACAGAATAATGTCGAAAGTCAGGAAAGTGCGAGCAACAATGAGTTTTCTCGTCTGGAGGCGCCGTCCTCTTCGAAGAACGTCATGCGGTCCAGCGGTCCCGACTCATTGTTGAATTTTGGTTTAGGCTTACAGGCGGCACTGTCGCCCTCCCATAACAAAGAGGGCAATTACATGATGACCAGAGGCCATAGAGATCAACATCATAGAGAAAGAGAGAAACGTCATAGTTTGACTCCTTCGTCTCATCTGCAAGGCAATAACACGCAAAATAG ACATTCAGCAGAAATCCTAGCGACGAGTCTCCTGGACCACGCGATGGACAGAGATAGGGAAAGGCCGGAGAGGGAGAAAGAGAGACGAAGACGACGGTCTCGAAGTAACGAGCGACCGCTTCCCGCCGCGTACATTGCACTTTATCCTTATAAGCCGCAGAAATTAGACGAATTGGAATTGAAAAAAGGAG GCGTGTACACGGTGACGGAGCGCTGCCGCGACGGCTGGTACAAGGGCTGCTGCGAGCGGGCGGCGCGCGTCGGTGTGTTCCCCGGGAACTACGTGGCGCCGCTCGCGCCCCTCGCGCCCctcgcgccgccgcccgcgcgcgcGCGCCTCGACAAG AATGTATCAAACGCATTAGTGAACGTGAAGCCAGCGACGGGAACTACGTCGAATACTTCTAATACGAGCAACACACTCGCCCCACCGGATGCTCCGCCCAGAGCCAGTAGTCCTGTAACATCTg tTCAACCATTAACATATCCTTGGAGTTCTGTACAGCCACAACAGAGTACGCCACGTTCCGAAAAG tcaaaagaaaaatgtaaatcGGAGAAGGGTTCGATATCGACGGGGGTGAGCCTGATGAAGCGGCTGGCGGCGATGAAGAAGTGCAAGTCCCCGCCGCCGGCCGGCTACAGCATGGACAACCCCGTGTTCGAGGACGGGCCCGGCACGTCGCTCATGCTGCCCGCGCACGCGCACCCGCACCCCGTGCACGTGCG GTCGGGCTCGTGTCCGTCGCAGCTGctgcgcgcgccgcccgccgcgccgcccgccgcgcgcgccgcgcccgcgccccgcGACCCGCGCGCGCACAG AGGCTCGGGCGCGGCGGAGTGGGCGGGGCACCGCAAGTCGGCGTCGCTCGACGTGTCGGCGCGCCGCGAGCGCCACGCGCCGCCGCTCAAGGAGAG ATTCCGCTGCATAGTCCCGTACCCCCCGAATTCGGAGTACGAGCTCGAACTGAGAGTGGACGACATCGTTGTCGTTTGTAAGAAGCGAGGAGACGGATGGTATAAAGGTACGCTCCAGCGCACCGGCCGTACCGGTCTCTTTCCGGCCTCCTTCGTGCAGAGCTGCCCTCCAGATTGA
- the LOC113402248 gene encoding E3 ubiquitin-protein ligase SH3RF3 isoform X2 — protein MDEGLLNDLLECSVCLERLDTSSRVLPCQHTFCLKCLKVIVESHKELRCPECRILVETKVEELPPNVLLMRILEGMKNSAPRKIIGQRVRSGHSQTQSQVQPSRADGKQPPPHARAMYDFISNELGDLSFKKGETIILHKKLDPFWYHGECSGRSGMFPITYVQVVVPLPVPTALCKALYDFRMSAPDEEGCLAFDKGAIITVHRRVDENWAEGRLDQRVGIFPIAFVELNQAARHLMNSAPLNRPVPPVPEHARAGHSEHRQQTQHPHRYQPMSVSSPNSGQGQGNYQNLATMSQSHPNYHATHAQILVPQPVSHHVTTVAHGGLVTTTAVPRNMDLIEKKNTKDFIKRFINLNNKITVTVGNDYDEIRQFLHVSKPANLNSTPVHRADATYQNVRTHEHFPVQPTFTSNNSSDSSSSVNTPSAGVVGGSSTTTPNTSSNTSTCESAEPSLPSSPDNNTDRNSTVTPGNNAQNPPENENPETQESLLNASLGVLSLNESSTATNTSLNVSLPPSESPKLNASVASNASQNNVESQESASNNEFSRLEAPSSSKNVMRSSGPDSLLNFGLGLQAALSPSHNKEGNYMMTRGHRDQHHREREKRHSLTPSSHLQGNNTQNRHSAEILATSLLDHAMDRDRERPEREKERRRRRSRSNERPLPAAYIALYPYKPQKLDELELKKGGVYTVTERCRDGWYKGCCERAARVGVFPGNYVAPLAPLAPLAPPPARARLDKNVSNALVNVKPATGTTSNTSNTSNTLAPPDAPPRASSPVTSVQPLTYPWSSVQPQQSTPRSEKSKEKCKSEKGSISTGVSLMKRLAAMKKCKSPPPAGYSMDNPVFEDGPGTSLMLPAHAHPHPVHVRGSGAAEWAGHRKSASLDVSARRERHAPPLKERFRCIVPYPPNSEYELELRVDDIVVVCKKRGDGWYKGTLQRTGRTGLFPASFVQSCPPD, from the exons gTGATAGTAGAGTCTCACAAGGAGCTGCGATGTCCGGAATGTCGTATCCTCGTGGAGACGAAGGTGGAGGAGCTCCCACCGAACGTACTCCTCATGAGGATACTCGAGGGTATGAAGAACTCCGCTCCGAGGAAAATCATCGGACAACGAGTTAGAAGTGGTCATTCGCag ACTCAATCACAAGTGCAGCCGTCACGTGCGGACGGCAAACAGCCTCCGCCACATGCGAGAGCTATGTACGATTTTATATCAAACGAACTTGg TGACCTGTCATTCAAGAAGGGCGAAACTATAATACTTCACAAGAAACTCGACCCTTTCTGGTATCACGGCGAGTGTTCAGGCAGGAGCGGCATGTTCCCTATTACTTATGTACAG GTTGTCGTACCCCTGCCAGTACCCACGGCGCTGTGTAAAGCACTTTACGACTTTCGAATGTCAGCCCCGGACGAGGAGGGATGCTTAGCCTTTGATAAAG GCGCCATAATAACGGTGCATCGACGAGTGGACGAGAATTGGGCAGAAGGCAGACTCGACCAAAGGGTTGGAATTTTTCCTATCGCTTTCGTGGAACTCAACCAGGCGGCCAGACATCTTATGAACAG TGCGCCATTAAATCGTCCCGTCCCGCCAGTCCCCGAGCACGCGAGGGCGGGACACTCGGAGCACAGGCAACAGACTCAG CACCCGCATAGATACCAGCCGATGTCTGTATCGAGCCCGAATTCGGGGCAAGGTCAAGGGAACTACCAAAACCTGGCCACTATGAGCCAGTCCCACCCGAATTACCACGCGACGCACGCGCAAATACTCGTCCCGCAACCCGTCAGTCACCACGTGACCACCGTCGCGCACGGCGGTCTCGTCACCACTACCGCCGTACCCAGAAACATGGATCTCATTGAAAAAAAGAACACAAAGGACTTCATAAAacgctttattaatttaaataataagataacaGTGACCGTTGGCAACGATTACGACGAAATAAGACAATTTTTACACGTATCGAAACCCGCCAACTTGAACTCGACGCCCGTGCACAGAGCGGACGCGACGTATCAGAACGTGAGGACACACGAACACTTTCCAGTGCAGCCCACCTTCACTTCTAATAATAGTTCGGATTCGAGTTCCAGTGTGAACACCCCCTCGGCCGGTGTCGTGGGAGGAAGCTCCACGACTACTCCTAATACGAGTTCCAATACGAGTACGTGCGAAAGCGCTGAACCCAGCCTTCCGAGTTCCCCCGATAATAACACCGATCGGAATTCGACCGTAACGCCTGGTAATAACGCCCAAAATCCACCTGAAAACGAAAATCCAGAAACGCAAGAGTCATTGCTTAATGCTTCACTAGGAGTACTGAGTTTGAATGAGAGTTCAACCGCTACGAATACATCTCTTAATGTCAGCCTGCCACCTTCTGAGAGTCCAAAATTAAATGCATCGGTTGCGAGTAACGCGTCACAGAATAATGTCGAAAGTCAGGAAAGTGCGAGCAACAATGAGTTTTCTCGTCTGGAGGCGCCGTCCTCTTCGAAGAACGTCATGCGGTCCAGCGGTCCCGACTCATTGTTGAATTTTGGTTTAGGCTTACAGGCGGCACTGTCGCCCTCCCATAACAAAGAGGGCAATTACATGATGACCAGAGGCCATAGAGATCAACATCATAGAGAAAGAGAGAAACGTCATAGTTTGACTCCTTCGTCTCATCTGCAAGGCAATAACACGCAAAATAG ACATTCAGCAGAAATCCTAGCGACGAGTCTCCTGGACCACGCGATGGACAGAGATAGGGAAAGGCCGGAGAGGGAGAAAGAGAGACGAAGACGACGGTCTCGAAGTAACGAGCGACCGCTTCCCGCCGCGTACATTGCACTTTATCCTTATAAGCCGCAGAAATTAGACGAATTGGAATTGAAAAAAGGAG GCGTGTACACGGTGACGGAGCGCTGCCGCGACGGCTGGTACAAGGGCTGCTGCGAGCGGGCGGCGCGCGTCGGTGTGTTCCCCGGGAACTACGTGGCGCCGCTCGCGCCCCTCGCGCCCctcgcgccgccgcccgcgcgcgcGCGCCTCGACAAG AATGTATCAAACGCATTAGTGAACGTGAAGCCAGCGACGGGAACTACGTCGAATACTTCTAATACGAGCAACACACTCGCCCCACCGGATGCTCCGCCCAGAGCCAGTAGTCCTGTAACATCTg tTCAACCATTAACATATCCTTGGAGTTCTGTACAGCCACAACAGAGTACGCCACGTTCCGAAAAG tcaaaagaaaaatgtaaatcGGAGAAGGGTTCGATATCGACGGGGGTGAGCCTGATGAAGCGGCTGGCGGCGATGAAGAAGTGCAAGTCCCCGCCGCCGGCCGGCTACAGCATGGACAACCCCGTGTTCGAGGACGGGCCCGGCACGTCGCTCATGCTGCCCGCGCACGCGCACCCGCACCCCGTGCACGTGCG AGGCTCGGGCGCGGCGGAGTGGGCGGGGCACCGCAAGTCGGCGTCGCTCGACGTGTCGGCGCGCCGCGAGCGCCACGCGCCGCCGCTCAAGGAGAG ATTCCGCTGCATAGTCCCGTACCCCCCGAATTCGGAGTACGAGCTCGAACTGAGAGTGGACGACATCGTTGTCGTTTGTAAGAAGCGAGGAGACGGATGGTATAAAGGTACGCTCCAGCGCACCGGCCGTACCGGTCTCTTTCCGGCCTCCTTCGTGCAGAGCTGCCCTCCAGATTGA